The Cetobacterium somerae sequence CCTTATTACTTTATTGAAATATTTCATAAACCTCATCTTTTGTTTTCATTATTTTAGGAATTTCTACTGCTGCTTTCAAAATAGGATACGCCAAAACTGCTCCAGTTCCTTCTCCTAAACGCATCTCCATATGTAAAAATGTTTTTAAATCTAGTGCTGTCATAACGACTTTCATTCCTGGTTCTTCACTCATATGAGTTCCTATTAGGTAATCTTTTACCTTCGGTTCTATTCTAGTTGCAACTAATGCTGCTACTGCTGATATAAAACCATCTATTAGCATAGGCTTTCTCTCTAATGCTGCACCTAAGTAAAGTCCAACCATACATGCTATATCAAGTCCACCAACGCATCTTAAAACTTCTATCGGCTCCTTATTAAATAAATCATATTTCACACAGGCATCTTTTATCACATCTTTTTTTCGTCTTAATCCCTCATCTGAAAGTCCTGCACCACAACCTACAACTTTTTCTATATCCTCTTTTGTTAAAGCGTATAATATCGCTGAACTTGTTGTTGTATTAGCTATTCCCATCTCTCCATTAGAGAAAAAATCATACTCTTTTTTTTCTTTTATTATTTCTACTCCAACTAAGATTGCTTTTATTACCTCATCTAAACTCATAGCAGGTTCTTTACTAAAATTTTTAGTTCCATAAGCTATTTTTTTTACGTATAAGTTTTCATAGTTTCTTGGAATATCTCCTTTTATTCCAATATCTATCAAATTTAGAGGTATTCCTAAACTTTTACATAAAATTCCAATAGCTGCAAAAGAGCTTAGCATTGCTTCTGAAACTATTCTTGTATATTCTATTGGACAAGATGATACTCCTTCTTCTATAACTCCATTATCAGACGATGCTATAAAATGGCATCCAGCTTTTAGTTCATTTAAGGGTTGGCCTGTTATTCCCGCTACTTTCATTGCTAAATCTTCTAAAACACCTAAACTTTTCTCAGGTTTCATTTTAGAATCTAATATTTTTTTACACTCTTTTATAGCTTCTGTATTAATACCAATTATATCATTTTGAATCTTTTTTATTCTGTCCAATTTTAGCCCCCTATATTTAATCCCTTTAATATGGGATATCCTTCAGAAAATTCAATTATAACTATACCACCATTTTCTACACTAAACTTCCAATAAGATTCTAATCCATTAGAAAAGTAATGACTTAAAATAGTATTAATTACTCCCCAGTGAGTAACTAATACTGTTGTTCCATCTAAATCAACTTTCTTTTCTATAAAATTAATAGCTCTTTTTTGAAGCTCTAAAACACTTTCACCAGTTATATAATTATAATTTTCCCAATTACTTTGACTCTTTTTTAACTCCTCTGGATATTTGTCCAAAAGTTCTTTATAAGTATGTCCTTCAAATATTCCAAAATTTAGTTCACGTAATTCTTGATCAATTAAGATTTCTAATTTTTTATAATTTACAATTTGCGCTGTGTCTATTGCTCTTCTTAAATCGCTTGCATATATCTTTTCATAATTTATATTTTTTAAAATTTCCCTAGTTTTTTCTGCCTGCTCTTTTCCTTTTTCTGTTAATTCTGGATCTAAAATTCCATAGTAAACCCCTTCAATATTTAATTTTGATTCACCATGCCTAACTAAAACAATTTTCCCCATCAATCTCACCTATAAAGTTACATACATTAAAACTAATGAAAGTACTGAAGATAACTCTAACAATGCTCCTAAAGTATCTCCAGTTATACCACCTATTTTTTTTGTCATTAACTTCCCAAATAAAAACCCACAAACAATTAGTATATTTAAAACAATAAATAAACTTATAAAAGGTAACATAAAATACTGAGCTATTCCATATAATATAGCTGTAACAGTGACATAAGATATTAATAATCCCATCTTATCAGTGTTATCAACAAAAGTTTTACCCATTCCAGTGGCTCTTGCATAAGGCTCAAAAGCACAGTTAACTACACTATTTATTCTAGCTAATATAGGTACAATAAGCATTATTACACCTTGATTTATTCCAAACAATTCCGATGTTTCTACTAAGAAAGCAACTTTAAATATAAAATAAAGTATTAAAACTAAAACACCATTTGTTCCAACTCTAGAGTCTTTCATAATCTCTAACATTTTTTGTTTACTTCTATAGCTAAATATTCCATCAAAAGTATCCGCTAGACCATCTAAATGCAATCCACCAGTTACTATAACATCAAGGGTAACTAAGATTATTGCCATTAAAATAGGCGATGGAATAAATGTTTCTAAAACCATTGCCACAGCTAAGTTTATAATACCTATCACTAATCCTACTATTGGAAACCATTTCATTCCTTTTCCTAAAGCTTTCGAATCAAAAGTTTTTCCTCCTGGAAATGGTAATCTTGTCATAAATTTAAAAAGTAAAGCTAAACCTTTCATTTTCTCCTCCAAACTCTATTTTAATTTTAACTCTAATCCAGAAACTATTAAATACGCTTCATGGCATTCTTTTGCAACCAATTGATTTATTCTACCGCCTATATCTCTAAAATATCTTCCTAAAGCATACGGAGGAACTAATCCCATTCCAACTTCATTAGAAACTACAACCATATCTAATGAACTATTTTTTATAAAATCTATTAATTTTTGAACTTCATTTTCAATCTCTTCTTCAATCTCTTTAACAATATCTTGAGTTATTTTATCCCAGTTAATATCTCTATCCATAATCATAATATTTGTGACTAAATTTGTTAAACAATCTAGTAATACAACTCCATTTAACTCTTTATATTCTTCTAAAATTTTATAAAGATTTTTATATGCCTCTATTGTTATCCAATTTTCTCCTCTTTGAATTTTGTGTAGTCTTACTCTTTCCTTCATCTCTTCATCAAAGGATATCGCTGTAGCCACATAAATCTTCTCCTTATTCAATTGAAAAACTTTTTTTTCAGCAAATGAACTTTTCCCACTTCTTGCTCCACCAGTTACATAAATTATTTTCCCCAAGCATCTCACCTTTTATCCTTTTATAATACTTTAATAGTATCACAATCTAATCAAAACTTCAACATAACGAAAAAGAGTGCTTAAATATATTAAGCACTCTAACTTTTTACTATTATTTTTGGAAATGTCTCTCTAATAATCCTAAGAAAGCTCTTCCATGTCTAGCTTCATCTTTAGCCATTTCATGAACTGTATCATGAATTGCATCGAATCCTAATTGTTTAGCTCTCTTAGCAATATCGAATTTTCCTGAAGTTGCTCCGTACTCAGCTTCTACTCTTCTCTTTAAGTTCTCTTCTGTAGAATCAGTTACAACTTCTCCTAATAACTCTGCAAATCTTGCAGCGTGACCAGCTTCTTCAAAAGCTATTCTTGTATAAGCTTCTGCTACTTCTGGATATCCTTCTCTATCTGCTACTCTAGCCATTGCTAAGTACATTCCAACTTCCATACACTCTCCGTTGAAGTTTGCTCTTAATCCTTCGATGATCTCTTCATCTCCGCAAGCTAATCCTTCTCCTACTTTGTGCTCAGTTGCCCAAACTCTTCCTGCAGTTTCATCATAAGCAACACATTTATCTAATCCTACCTTACATAAAGGGCAAGCTCCTAAAGCCTCTTCAAATACTTCTCCACATACTGTACATTTTACTTTTGCCATTTTAAATCCTCCTCGATTATTTTCTGTCTATATTTTATTTTTTTTTATATTTTTTAAAATTATAATAATTACTTTTTTGTAATTATTACAATTCTGTTCACAAGAATAATATACACCTTTTTTGTGGATATGTCAAACTTTTTTTATTTATTTTAAAAAAAAAAGAAAATTATAAAATATCAGTAGTCATATAAAATACTCACTCTAATATTTATCAAAATTTAATTTATTTTAATCTATAAATAAGGAGGTTTTTATGTTAGTTCGAGTGTTAAGCTCAAGTTATTTAGGAATTGAACCATTTTTAGTTGAAGTCGAAGTTGATGTAACTAATGGTCTTCCTATTTTCAATATAGTTGGCTTAGGAGATACTACTATATCCGAGAGTAGAGATCGTATAAGATCAGGAATAAAAAATATGGGGTATTTACTTGAACCAAGAAGGATTGTCGTAAACTTAACTCCAGCTAACATAAAAAAAAGAGGTTCTCATTTTGATTTGCCTATTGCAATTGGAATAATGGTTGGAATGAAATTTTTATCAGACTACAAAGGTATCTTAAAGGATTATCTATTAATGGGAGAGCTTTCTCTAACAGGAGAAGTCAGAAGATCCGATGGTATTATAAGCGGTGTTTTATTAGCTAAAAGTAAAGGATTTAAAGGTGTTATTATTCCTGAAGAAAATTTAGAGGAAGCATCTATTATTAAAGATATAGATATAATTGCTGTAAAAAATTTAAGAGATGTTGTTAAATTTATTGAAGAAAGTATTATTCGTAGCAAAAGAATTATTAATTTAGCCAAATCTTTTGAATCTACTTTAGATATGTGGGACGTTAAAGGGCAAATAAGAGCTAAAAGAGCACTTGAAATTGCTGCTGCTGGAGGGCATAATATAATAATGATTGGAGCTCCTGGAAGTGGTAAATCTATGTTAGCTAAAAGATTAACCGGCATATTACCACCTATGTCAGAGAGTGAAATTATTGAAACTACTAAAATTTATAGTATTGCCGGTGAACTCAGCGAAAGAGTTCCTATTATCATTAACCGACCATTTAGAGATCCTCATCATACATCTACAACATCCTCTATAATTGGAGGTGGTAGAACACCTAAACCAGGTGAAATAAGTTTAGCTAATAATGGTGTATTATTTTTAGATGAATTTACAGAGTTTGATAGAGTCGTTATTGAAAGTTTAAGAGAACCTTTAGAAGAAAAAAGGATATCTATAACACGAAGCTTAGGAAAAATGGAATTTCCTGCCAAATTAATCTTTATTGCTGCGTGTAATCCATGTTTTTGTGGAAATGGATTTGATGAAGAGTTGTGTACATGTACACCTTATGACATTAGAAGGTATACAAAAAAACTTTCAGGTCCTATCATTGATAGAATTGATTTATATGTTGAAATTTACAGGCTCAATGATAAAGAGATTTTAGATGAAGATCGAGGTGATACTTCTCAAATTATCAGAGATCGAGTTATGAAAGCTAGAGAACTCCAAAATATGCGCTTTGATAATAATAAACTTAATCGTGACATGGATAATAACGAAGTTGAAAAATATTGTTCTTTAAATAATGAATGTGAACAAATAATTAGAACAGCTATTAGAAATTTAAATTTATCCATGAGAACGTATCATAAAATTTTAAAAGTTGCTAGAACAATTGCAGATTTAGGAGACTCTTCTAATATTGAAAAGCATCACTTGCTAGAAGCCATTAATTTTAGAAAAAATTAATTAATAATAAAAAAGGAGAAGCAATTTTTTAGAACTGCTTCTCCTTTTTAAAGTTATTATCTATTTTTTTCAACTACTACTTTTGCTAAAACACCGTTGATAAACTCATGTGATTTCTCATCACCATATTTTTTTGCTAATTCTACAACTTCGTTAACAACTATCTCAGCTGGAACATCCTCAAATAAAACCTCATATGTCGCTATTTTTAAAAGTGCTTTTTCAACATTTCCTATTCTTTCTAAGCTCCAACCAGTAATATTATTTTTTAATGTTTCTGTAATTTTCTCATCATTTAAAGCCATTCCATTAGAGTATTTTTCAATAAACTCTTTTTCATTTGTATTTAAATTAGTTTCATCTCTTAACATATAACTTGCTAAAGTTTCATCTATCTTTACTTCAGTTAACTCCGATTCAAAAACTATTTTAAATAACTCTTCTCTTGCTACTCTTCTACTCATTATTGTTTCCTTTCTAATCCTTTAATCTATTTAATATTTGTTTTTTTAACTTGTCTTGAAAATCTCTATCTCCTAATTTAAATCCAATAAATGCCAAAAATAATATAAAAATAGTTTTTAGCATCCCATACTCAACTAAAAGAACTCCTATCACTAACCCTAAGATGGCATATAGATATTTCTTAAAATTAAGAATAAAATTTTCAATAATCTTTTCCAACATCATATCTGCTCCTCCTATTCAATTGAGTCTCTTCTAGGTGATAATCTAGAAATTTTTACCTCTATATAATCAACTTTTAAATCTAACTTTTGTTCTAAATTAGTTTTTATCAAATTTTGTATATCTACTGTTTTTGATGATAGATTATTATTTGATATCATATCTAAATTTAATTTAACAAAATATTTGCTTCCTCTATTTCCACACTCTATTTTTAAACCTTTTATATCGCTATCTTTTGACAAAATCTCTCTTATTAAATTTTTTACTGTATCTGTTGAAATATGAACTGATCCATGTTCATTTTTTATAACATAATCTTTTTCTTTGGAAAAATTAGATAATAATTTTAATATTGATATACACATATATATTAAGCATATATTAAAAATAACAACTTTAAATATAAGTGAGCTTGTGTCTATTGTTGAAAAATATTGTGGCATTGTTATATACCCTATTCCTGTTACAGCTATAGTAAATATTCCTATCCATGCAAAGAAAAATATTAACTTTTTTATCAATAAACTCACCCCTGTAAAGAAAGATTAGAGGCGTAATAAAACGCCTCTCTCATATTTTAATTATACAATCTCTATATCCTCATGCTTTTCTTCATACTCATCTGTTAAAATTTTTACATCCTGTACAAATACATTCACTTCTACAACTTTTAATCCAGTCATTGTACTCACTGCTGTTAAAACATTTTTTTGAACATTTTGAGCAACCTCAGAGATCTGATATCCATACTCAACTATAATATATATCTCTACACTGCACTCTTTTTCTCCAACTTCTACTTTAACCCCATTTGTAAGTCTCTTTTTCCCTAGCATTTTACTAACTTCATCTGCTACTCCACCTGCTAATTTATAAACTCCAGAAACATCTTGTGCTGCCTTTGCTGATATCGTCTTTACAACATCATCTGCTATTTTTATATTTCCTAACTCGTTCATAAAAACACCTCCGTAGATATTATACATATATTATTACATTTATTTAAAGTTTTTCCTAGCTATTATTTAATTTTTTTCAAAATTTTCTTCAATAAACTTCGTTGTAACTTTTCCTGCTCTGTATACCTTATTATCTAGCACCTCTAAATGGAATGGAATTGTTGTATCAATTCCCTCTATAATAAATTCATTTAATGCTCTTTTCATCTTTTCTATAGCTTCTTCTCTAGTGATTCCATGGACAATAAGCTTTCCAATCATAGAATCATAATATGGAGAAATTTCATATCCTTGATATGAGTGTGAATCTACTCTAACTCCAGGTCCTCCAGGAACAATATAAGTTTCTAATTTTCCTGGTGATGGTAAAAATCCTGCTGTTGTATCTTCAGCATTTATTCTACATTCAATCGCATGCCCAAATAATACAACATCTTCTTGAGATATGTTTATTCTCTCTCCTTCTGCAACTTTGATTTGTAATTTAATAATATCTATTCCCGTTACCATCTCAGTTACTGTATGCTCAACTTGAACTCTTGTATTCATTTCCATAAAATAGAAGTTATCATCTTTATCAACTAAAAATTCTAAAGTACCTGCTGAATCATAATTAATTGATTTTGCTAATTTTACAGCAGCCTCACCCATTGCTTTTCTAACTTTTGATGGCAATTTATACGATGGTGCTTCCTCTATTAACTTTTGATGTCTTCTTTGAATAGAACAATCTCTTTCTCCCAAGTGAATAACATTTCCATGTTTATCTCCCATAATTTGAATTTCAACGTGTCTTGGGTTTTCAACAAACTTCTCTATATAAACATCTGGATTTCCAAATGCAGACTCTGCTTCTGTTTGAGCAGCGATGATTTTGCTTTCTAACTCTTCTGGAGTTCTAGCTAATCTCATACCTTTTCCTCCACCACCTGCAGTAGCTTTTATCATTACTGGATATCCTATTCTTTCTTCTACTTCTTTTCTAGCTTCCTCTATACTTCTTATAATTCCTGTTCCATTTGTTAATGGTACATCATTTTCTATTGCAGTTTTTCTAGCTGTAGCTTTATCACCCATGCTTTCAATAGCTTCTGGACTTGGTCCAATAAATGTTATGTTATGAGTTTGGCATATTCTTGCAAATCTGGCATTTTCAGATAAAAATCCATATCCAGGATGTATTGCATTTGCTCCTGTTATCTCTGCTGCCGCTAATATATTAGGTATTTTTAAATATGACTCTGTACTTAAAGGTCCCCCTATACAAACTGCTTCATCTGCTAATCTAACGTGCAAACTATCTTTATCTGCTTCTGAATAAACAGCAACTGTTTTTATTCCTAACTCTCTTGCTGCTCTTATTATTCTAACAGCGATTTCACCTCTATTAGCAATCAATATCTTTTTAAACATAAAATCCTCCCAATTATCTTGCTGTGGCCTTTACTTTTAATAACACTTTACCGTAGTCAACTACGCCTCCATCTTCTACAGTTATCTCCATTACTTCTCCTCCTACTGTAGATTTTAAAGGTGTTTTTAATCCCATTACATAAATATAACCAAGATCTTGTCCTACTTTAATTTTATCACCTATCTTAACAGCATCTTTATAGAAATATTTTCCTATTCCTGTAGAGACTACAGTTTTTATATTCTCCTCTTTTTTACCTATCTCTTTCATAGGTTGTGGAGTTTCTTTAGGCATTACAACTTTTGGCTGTGGAGATTTTTTTATTTTTATTTTTAAATTTTCATTTTCCTCATAACTAATTTCAGTTAATCCACATTCACTTAAAACATTAATTAAATCTTCAATTTGAAACTCTTCTTTTTTCATAAGTTCCTCCATCAGTTTTTATCACTTATTTTAACATAATTTAAAAAATCATTCAAGATTACATTACAAGTGTAATTTTATCTTATAACTACACTTTTTTCTCCCAATAATTCCTCTATTTTTTTTATCAATTTAGGAGTTATTTCAATCGTTAGTTTTGAGTTTTTTATCTCTTTATTCCCATTAATATCTATAGCAAAACTTAATGGAACTTCTCCTTTACTCTCTAAAAGAATCTCCTTTAGTCGATTATACTTATCTTTAGATTTTTCATTAATTAATATATATATTCTATTTTTTTTATTAAACTCTATTGAATTTAAAGACTTCATACTTTTTACAACTAATTTTTTATTTTCGTTTCCATTAAAATAATCAATTTGAATACTTCCGTCTATTACTACAGCCTTACCTTCAAGTTCTATATTTAAATAATCTTTATACTCTCTTGGAAAAATAATTCCAGAAATTTGATCATAATAATCTTCAAGAATAAAGGTACACATAGGTTCCTTTGTCTTTTTTGTTAATATTTTTTTCACATCCCTTAGTATACCATAAGTTTTAATTATATGCAGTGGATTTTCTAATTTTATTTCTGAAATTTTATTCATTTTATATGTTTTTACTAACCAATTATACTTATCTAGAGGATGTGCGCTGTAGTAGAACCCTAAAAATTCTTTCTCTTTTTCTAATTTTTCATCTGGAGTAAAGTCCGTTACATCAGGTAAAACAAAACTTACCATTTCTGATTTTGCTCCTCCGAAAAGATTCATTTGCTGAATATCATCTTCTTTTATTTTCTTATTTGCATAATCA is a genomic window containing:
- the cobT gene encoding nicotinate-nucleotide--dimethylbenzimidazole phosphoribosyltransferase, coding for MDRIKKIQNDIIGINTEAIKECKKILDSKMKPEKSLGVLEDLAMKVAGITGQPLNELKAGCHFIASSDNGVIEEGVSSCPIEYTRIVSEAMLSSFAAIGILCKSLGIPLNLIDIGIKGDIPRNYENLYVKKIAYGTKNFSKEPAMSLDEVIKAILVGVEIIKEKKEYDFFSNGEMGIANTTTSSAILYALTKEDIEKVVGCGAGLSDEGLRRKKDVIKDACVKYDLFNKEPIEVLRCVGGLDIACMVGLYLGAALERKPMLIDGFISAVAALVATRIEPKVKDYLIGTHMSEEPGMKVVMTALDLKTFLHMEMRLGEGTGAVLAYPILKAAVEIPKIMKTKDEVYEIFQ
- a CDS encoding DUF2273 domain-containing protein produces the protein MMLEKIIENFILNFKKYLYAILGLVIGVLLVEYGMLKTIFILFLAFIGFKLGDRDFQDKLKKQILNRLKD
- a CDS encoding Asp23/Gls24 family envelope stress response protein; the encoded protein is MNELGNIKIADDVVKTISAKAAQDVSGVYKLAGGVADEVSKMLGKKRLTNGVKVEVGEKECSVEIYIIVEYGYQISEVAQNVQKNVLTAVSTMTGLKVVEVNVFVQDVKILTDEYEEKHEDIEIV
- the amaP gene encoding alkaline shock response membrane anchor protein AmaP, whose amino-acid sequence is MIKKLIFFFAWIGIFTIAVTGIGYITMPQYFSTIDTSSLIFKVVIFNICLIYMCISILKLLSNFSKEKDYVIKNEHGSVHISTDTVKNLIREILSKDSDIKGLKIECGNRGSKYFVKLNLDMISNNNLSSKTVDIQNLIKTNLEQKLDLKVDYIEVKISRLSPRRDSIE
- a CDS encoding YifB family Mg chelatase-like AAA ATPase, whose translation is MLVRVLSSSYLGIEPFLVEVEVDVTNGLPIFNIVGLGDTTISESRDRIRSGIKNMGYLLEPRRIVVNLTPANIKKRGSHFDLPIAIGIMVGMKFLSDYKGILKDYLLMGELSLTGEVRRSDGIISGVLLAKSKGFKGVIIPEENLEEASIIKDIDIIAVKNLRDVVKFIEESIIRSKRIINLAKSFESTLDMWDVKGQIRAKRALEIAAAGGHNIIMIGAPGSGKSMLAKRLTGILPPMSESEIIETTKIYSIAGELSERVPIIINRPFRDPHHTSTTSSIIGGGRTPKPGEISLANNGVLFLDEFTEFDRVVIESLREPLEEKRISITRSLGKMEFPAKLIFIAACNPCFCGNGFDEELCTCTPYDIRRYTKKLSGPIIDRIDLYVEIYRLNDKEILDEDRGDTSQIIRDRVMKARELQNMRFDNNKLNRDMDNNEVEKYCSLNNECEQIIRTAIRNLNLSMRTYHKILKVARTIADLGDSSNIEKHHLLEAINFRKN
- a CDS encoding ferritin-like domain-containing protein — translated: MAKVKCTVCGEVFEEALGACPLCKVGLDKCVAYDETAGRVWATEHKVGEGLACGDEEIIEGLRANFNGECMEVGMYLAMARVADREGYPEVAEAYTRIAFEEAGHAARFAELLGEVVTDSTEENLKRRVEAEYGATSGKFDIAKRAKQLGFDAIHDTVHEMAKDEARHGRAFLGLLERHFQK
- a CDS encoding acetyl-CoA carboxylase biotin carboxyl carrier protein; the protein is MKKEEFQIEDLINVLSECGLTEISYEENENLKIKIKKSPQPKVVMPKETPQPMKEIGKKEENIKTVVSTGIGKYFYKDAVKIGDKIKVGQDLGYIYVMGLKTPLKSTVGGEVMEITVEDGGVVDYGKVLLKVKATAR
- a CDS encoding histidine phosphatase family protein, whose product is MGKIVLVRHGESKLNIEGVYYGILDPELTEKGKEQAEKTREILKNINYEKIYASDLRRAIDTAQIVNYKKLEILIDQELRELNFGIFEGHTYKELLDKYPEELKKSQSNWENYNYITGESVLELQKRAINFIEKKVDLDGTTVLVTHWGVINTILSHYFSNGLESYWKFSVENGGIVIIEFSEGYPILKGLNIGG
- the cobU gene encoding bifunctional adenosylcobinamide kinase/adenosylcobinamide-phosphate guanylyltransferase, with translation MGKIIYVTGGARSGKSSFAEKKVFQLNKEKIYVATAISFDEEMKERVRLHKIQRGENWITIEAYKNLYKILEEYKELNGVVLLDCLTNLVTNIMIMDRDINWDKITQDIVKEIEEEIENEVQKLIDFIKNSSLDMVVVSNEVGMGLVPPYALGRYFRDIGGRINQLVAKECHEAYLIVSGLELKLK
- the accC gene encoding acetyl-CoA carboxylase biotin carboxylase subunit, producing MFKKILIANRGEIAVRIIRAARELGIKTVAVYSEADKDSLHVRLADEAVCIGGPLSTESYLKIPNILAAAEITGANAIHPGYGFLSENARFARICQTHNITFIGPSPEAIESMGDKATARKTAIENDVPLTNGTGIIRSIEEARKEVEERIGYPVMIKATAGGGGKGMRLARTPEELESKIIAAQTEAESAFGNPDVYIEKFVENPRHVEIQIMGDKHGNVIHLGERDCSIQRRHQKLIEEAPSYKLPSKVRKAMGEAAVKLAKSINYDSAGTLEFLVDKDDNFYFMEMNTRVQVEHTVTEMVTGIDIIKLQIKVAEGERINISQEDVVLFGHAIECRINAEDTTAGFLPSPGKLETYIVPGGPGVRVDSHSYQGYEISPYYDSMIGKLIVHGITREEAIEKMKRALNEFIIEGIDTTIPFHLEVLDNKVYRAGKVTTKFIEENFEKN
- the nusB gene encoding transcription antitermination factor NusB, producing MSRRVAREELFKIVFESELTEVKIDETLASYMLRDETNLNTNEKEFIEKYSNGMALNDEKITETLKNNITGWSLERIGNVEKALLKIATYEVLFEDVPAEIVVNEVVELAKKYGDEKSHEFINGVLAKVVVEKNR
- the cobS gene encoding adenosylcobinamide-GDP ribazoletransferase, giving the protein MKGLALLFKFMTRLPFPGGKTFDSKALGKGMKWFPIVGLVIGIINLAVAMVLETFIPSPILMAIILVTLDVIVTGGLHLDGLADTFDGIFSYRSKQKMLEIMKDSRVGTNGVLVLILYFIFKVAFLVETSELFGINQGVIMLIVPILARINSVVNCAFEPYARATGMGKTFVDNTDKMGLLISYVTVTAILYGIAQYFMLPFISLFIVLNILIVCGFLFGKLMTKKIGGITGDTLGALLELSSVLSLVLMYVTL